In the genome of Hevea brasiliensis isolate MT/VB/25A 57/8 chromosome 14, ASM3005281v1, whole genome shotgun sequence, the window TACTCTTGCTCAGCTTGTCTACAATGATGAGAGGGTGATGGAATTTTTTGATTTGAGAGCATGGGTTTATGTTTCTGAGGATTTTGATGTTGCTAGAGTTACAAAAACAATTCTTGAAGCAATCACTTTGGAGAGTTCTGATGCCAAGGATTTCAATTTGCTTCAAGTTAGATTGAGGGATAGATTGATGGGGAAGAAGTTTCTGATTGTTCTGGATGATGTGTGGAATGAGAGCTATGAAGCTTGGGCTCTACTTTGCCATACTTTCAAAGTGAGATGTCCTAGTAGTAAAATTATTGTCACAGCTCGTAACCAAGGTGTTGCTGATATAATGGGTACTGTTCCAAGCCACCATTTGAAGGGGCTATCATTCAATGATTGTCTCTCTTTGTTTGCAAAGCATGCCTTAGGAAGAAGGGATTTTGATGGTCATCCACATCTGAAGGAGATTGGTAAGGAAATTGTTAAGAGGTGTAGAGGATTGCCTTTGGCTGTTAAAACACTTGGGGGCCTCTTGCGCACTAAACCTAATCTTGATGAATGGGAAAATATATTGAATAGTAAGTTATGGGATTTACCAGAAGACAAGAGCGGCATTATTCCAGCCTTGAGGTTGAGCTACTATCATCTTCCCTCACATTTGAAGCAATTATTTGTTTTTTGCTCTATATTTCCAAAGGGTTATAGTTTCAATCAGGATGAGCTAGTTTTGCTGTGGATGTCTGAGGGTTTTCTTCCACAACTAGGAGAAAACAAGCATATAAAAGAGTTGTATACTTGTTTTAATGAATTATTATCACGGTCATTTTTTCAACGATCGAGCAGCATGGAACCACTGTTTGTGATGCATGATCTCATTAGTGATCTGGCTCAATATGCCGCTGGAGAAATATTTGTTAGTTTAAATGATAAGCTGGATGGTAACAAGCACTACTCAGTCACTGAAAAGATTCGCCATGTGTCATTCAGTCGTCATACGTACGAGCTATGGAATAGGTTCAAAGACTTAGGTAAACTGAAGCATTTACGTACTTTCATTGCATTGCCAATTCATCTGTCATCTTGGGCTGCTTGTTGCTATTTAAGTAATACTGTCTTAGATGAAGCAGTGCCAAAATTGAGATGCCTAAGAGTACTGTCGCTAAGTGGTTATTGCATTAGTAGGTTACCAAACTCAATCAGTGGTTTGAAGCACTTACGATACCTTAATTTGTCTTGTACTAAAATCAAACGATTACCAGAATCTTTGACCAGTCTCTTAAATCTACAGATATTGATATTATTCGGGTGCAGGGAGCTCTCTATGTTGCCACAAAAAATTGGAAATCTAATCAACCTTTGTCATCTAGATGTCACAGATACTTGTAACTTGAATGAGATGCCACCGGGAATAGGAAATTTGATTGGTCTTTGGAAATTGTCTAAGTTCATTGTTGGGAAAGGCAATGGTTGTGGGATTAGAGAACTAAAAGAGTTGAATAATCTTCAAGGGAGACTTTCCATTCTAGAGTTACATAATGTGATTGATGTTCATCAGGCTTTTGATGCTAATTTAAGGAATAAGCACAATCTTGTTGAGTTAGAATTGGCATGGAGTATGAAATTTGATGAACTTCGAAATAAAGAATGTGAAATGCAAGTTCTCAACTTGCTGCAACCTCACACATGTCTTAAAGAGCTTAAACTTTCTTTCTATGGTGGTATGAAATTCCCTTCTTGGATAGGTGACCCCTCATTTTCTAAAGTAGTCCACCTAAAACTCTGTTGCTGTAGAAATTGTACGTCATTGCCATCCCTTGGTAGACTACCTTTACTCAGATATTTACATGTAGAAGGCATGGATGCAGTGAAGACGGTGGATCATGAGTTTTATGGGGATGGCTCTCCATCTGACAAACCTTTTCCATCTTTGGAGACTTTGAAATTTGAGGATATGTGTGAATGGGAAAAATGGTTGCCTTCTACTGGAGTTGACAAAGAAGTTGAAGATAAATTTCCTCGTCTCCGTGAACTTACTTTATTAAATTGTCCCAAGTTGGTTGGGAAATTACCCTGCCGCCTCCCCTCCCTTGTGAAGCTCACAATATGCAAATGCCCGAAACTGGGAGATTCAGTAATAAGCCTTCCGTCCCTTCATGAGCTGAATTTAGAAGAGTGCAAAATGGTAGCATTCAGAAACATGGTTGACAGCACCTCCTTAACAACATTGAGGATCCAGAGCATGTCAGACCTCACACATATGGAGGACTTGTTTATACAGTCTCTGGGAGCACTTAAAGTTCTGGTGATTTCTAATTGCACAAAGCTGATGAGTTTCGGCACTGAGGGATTTGGATTAGAAAATCTTTTGGGTCTTGAACGTTTGATAATTGAGGACTGTCCCCAGTTTGTGTCACTGGCAGAGAAAAACCATGCAATGTCTCCTTGTGTTGATAATTTTGAATTTCTAGGCTGCAATAGTGAGCATCGATTGTTGAACAAGCTGTGCAGTGTCATGCCCCTCAAGCATTCGCATTGGGAATCATGCACAAAAGATGTGTCTGCCCCACAAGCAGGACTTTTGTCCACACTTAGACGGCTTGTGCTCAGGAATTGCTGTGCTCTAGAGTCTCTGCCCCATGAAATAATGATGTTTAGCTGCAGAAATAATAAGTGTCTTCTTGAAGACTTGGAGATCGAAGATTGTCCTTTGCTTGAATGCTTTCCAATTGGCAGGTTACCTACTACATTGAAAGTGCTAAAAATTCGATACTGTACAAATCTAAAGTATCTACCAGAGGGGATGATGCACAATGATAATAGCACCAACGATTTGTCCCATCTAGAGCAGTTGGAGGTTGTTGGCTGTCCATCTCTTGCATCTTTTCCAGCAGGCAAATTACCCATTCGGCTTAAACaacttaagatttgggattgCGAGCAATTGGAGCCACTTTCAGAGAGGATGATGCATGACAGTTCATCTCTTGAATATATTAGTATCTGGAATTGTAATATTATAACAATCTTCCCTGAGTACCCTTACAGCCTTATAAATCTCGTTGACTTAAATATAAGCAATTGTTCTGGCTTACTATCCTTCCCAGAAACGGCTCTGTTCCTTCCCAACCTAAGAACATTGAGTATCTATGATTGTGTCAACCTCAAGTCTCTACCTACTTGGATGCGAGATGTCACATCTCTTCAGGAGCTTACAATATCTGGCTGTCCAGGTGCTATGTCATGTCTAAAAGCTGATTTACCCACAAACCTAATATCCCTTGAGATATGGGATTATGAAGACGTTGATGGCAGTACATCAGAGTGGAACTTGCATAGTTTATCTCGTCTTAGAGATTTTAGCATTTCTGGTGGATGTTTTTCAAGTGCAGTTTGCTTTCCTGATGACAAATGTCTGCTCCCTCCCTCTCTAATTTCTGTTTGGATTGGTGGACTTCCAAATCTAGAATCCCTATCCATGCGGCTTCAAAGTCTTACCTCTCTAGAAGAGCTAGAGATTGTCGCTTGTCCAAAACTTTGGTCCTTACCAAAGGAAGGCCTGCCTGCCACACTTGGAAGATTCAGTATCAGGGATTGTCCACTTCTAAAGAAACAGTGCAATAAGGAGAAAGGAGTATTTTGGCCTATGATAGCTCACATCCCATGCGTGGAGATGGACAGTGAAGACGTGATGAACTGATTTCTACAAATCAGGTTATGCATGCTAGCAAAGAAGCTAGTCCTTATTTTCGATTAGGTATGCCCAGTCCTGAAGTATCATATTAATAGAATTCCATTTGTTTTTAGCCCCTTTTGCTATTTATGTTACAATTGCAAAGTGTACATATAGGCTGAAAGAAATCAAGAAGCTGATACTAAACACAATTTAATCAATACTTAATCCATATAGTTGGGTTAGGCTTCACAGATAATTTTTCTCCATTCCTCTCAGTTATATGGAACCATATGGAACCTATGCAcccagtatttttttttttactaaaacaAAAAAAGACGATGACAAAATCCAATGTATTCCAGCCATCAGTCCAATGAACTGAGGTGAATACTCCTTTCATTTGTAAAGATTGATTTATTCTCCTTTAGAGAAAACAGAAAAAATAAATCACATCTATTACTAGTTACATGTTGATTAGTTCAGTAGGTGTCTGTCAATTTGAATTGAAGAACCTTTTGTGTTCTCTTTATTGCATGATTCTGATATATGGTATTTCATCTTCATTGTCAAAGCTTTAGGATTGAACATGAAGCATTAAATTCGTTATTTGTCTTCGTAAAATTTACAAATTGGAGGATCTCTGTTAGATATCCAAAGGCAAACCACTCCCTCTTTTTGAGGTGCCTTGGGTCTTGTAGAGCCTTAAGCATTGGTCCCTAGCAAAAAGAGGCTACATACGTTGCTTAAAAGACATATATCAGGCTGTGTCAACAGAAGATTGTTGACAAAAATAGTGCACACTTGTATTGTTGTGATTCACATCCAGCATGCAGCCATCTAACATGGAAGCATGTCATTTCAAGCATATCTATTTAGTTGCTTTGGTCTTGACTTAAAAGGTTCCTTGCCCCTAGTTGACACAATGCATTACCTTTGACGGGCATGTACATTGATGTATGGATTGTTAATTCCTTCCACTAGTGCAATCCAAAGCTTTTGGAGAAACCATTACTGCTATTTCTTAATCTGCATTTATTAAGGCTCAGTTTAGCTGATAATGCTTTGCCGTGATGTGTTTCAAATCATAAAGAAGATGGTAATCATCACATCAACTATCAATTGACATCTATTTCCTGGATCTCTCAATGCTTTTAACACGATAAATTCAATTAGTATGGCTTCTCCTTTTGGTCTTCAATCCCATTCAAAGGTCAACGTTTTGAATGCCTTCTTCCATTGCAATGTAATTCACAATCTCACCTGTTGAGTGCCTTATTCTTCCCAAACTTGAAAGTTTAAGTTGCTTTTTGTCTACTGCCATCATTAAGACTGATTTCATTCTCATCCCTGACAGGAAAAAGCAATGCCTTTGGGACAAGGACTTGACTGTCTTTACACACAGGCACACCCTACAAAAGGAAGACCATGATATAGGTTTTTCTGATCAAGATTGTATTAATTACGGAAAAGAAGCAATAAACCAAAGCATAACTTTCAGGTATGGCCACCACAGATTTGATAAAATGCTTGAAAGGTTCCCTGCAATGAAGCAGCTGTAATTTGTATTGATTTTTATGATCTAAATGTTCAACAGATGAGCTTGTTGATAAGAAAATGACTGCTCAGAAGAAAACTGTCAAAATCCCACTGAGATTGAAAAGTTGTGAGAGGGAAGAAAGTCCCATTTCAACCAATGATGGCATTAGAGTGGAATTATGATGAAATATTTCTAAATTTTGAAGTGAAATGCATTTGCTGGAGTGGTTCTGCAGGAAGATGTGATAGTCATGTGTGTACCCCTTCCAATCAAAGGACCAAACTCAATACAAAATTTAGAAAAGCTGCAATAGGTGAGATATGATTAGAGAGACTACTGATATTCCTAGGCTACTGATATTTAGGGAACACTTTTGACTGCAAGTATTTCCTTACAAGTTGTTTAAGATGTATGCTGAAAATAGTTGTATTTATGTCACAGCTTCCTTTTTGTACATAATATGGGAAAGGATACAACTTCAATCTTTGATCTACATATCGAAGGTAAGAAGTCATTTTATATACCAAGTTCTGTTACGTTATTTTAATGGATGGATAATGGTTTGGTCTTTAAATATGAAATGCTTTGCTAATTTTATTTATCTGTCAATAAATATATGGTTAATATGGTCATACTAGACGTGTTGTGTTGTGAGCCAACCAAAATGCTGAATCTAAGCTATCATTTTCTTTGGAAAGTGATATACACTATTAGAAtgctatttttctttttcttttctttttttcttttttgtctctttattttgaaaataaaatttcaaactaAAGCTTGAGCGCATATGATTATCCAGCTAAAATGGTGTACTAATTAATGATAATTATCCTTATCTTAAGAACAGATGGCAAGTTATATTTCTTTAATTTgcgttagtgatgagcctaaacTTTTTGTTACTGCATAATTTGGCAATTAATTGTCATATATAACACAATGATCTTTAACAGGACAGATTACAGTTATGATAATCATCACGTCATTATCTGGTGATTTTTGATAAGTCATTAGTTCCAAAACAGGACAAATGTTGAGGCTATTCTGCTGCAAAACCAATCAAGAAATGCATATAAACATATAAAAATGTACTAATCAATACTAAAATAAACAAGAATTTCTCAATTACAGCATTATTGAGAAGCATTAGCTATGTTGCTTTGAGTGCAAACCATATATCTCGTGATATTCATGATTCATTTTTTCTAAGTTGTGTACCAATGACAATTTGAAGCAGCATATAATCAAATTGGTGGTTCACCGTCTCCCAATATTGGTAACTTGAAGATGCTTCAACGGTTCGAGTTGAGGGGAAACAAACTGTCTGGAACTCTGCCTAATCAATTAGGGACTTTGAGACTTGTGAAATTGAATATCCTGGGAAGCAACAATATAGCAAGGGGTATTCCATCTGAACTGGTCAGTTGACTTCTTTTAGAGTTTTAGATTTGTCTCATGATGCCATAATAGGATCCATTCCTACAAGTTTGACAAATGCCTAAAATCTTGAAATTGTTTCTCAACAACAATGGGCTTTCTGGGGACATACCCTCATCTTTCTCAACCCTTTCCATTCTCGCTGTAATATATGTTACTTTCAATCACCTTTCAGTCGTATACCCCAGGTTCAACGCCTGATTGTCTGTGATTGGTTTAGAGAGAATAATTTTTTGGAATAATGCCCAGACTTATCTCACCTCTTGATTCAAATGGAGATGGAAAATTGCATAGTCATAGTAATAATATGTCTTTTATAATTGCAGTGGTAATTTCTGTTTCTGTAATACTCTGTATTTCCTTGGTGGTTGTTGTGGTCAGTACTCATGGAAGGAAAAAGTATAGCACGATCTCTAAGTTGGGAGGCAAAGTAGGATTGACTTTTGCAGATGCTTCAGTTGAGCTGGGCTATGACAGTGTGGTCAAAGCAATTGGGAATTTCATTAGGGACCTGATTGGCACAGGTGGCTATGGGTCAACATACGAGGCTGAATTGGCCCTAGGTTGCCTTGTAGCAGTAACCTAGCTTTCGCTGGGCAGATATCAAGGCAATCAACAGTTTGATGCAGAGGTCAAACACGGGGCAGAACAACATAAGAACGTTTTGACTTCTTTCCTTTCAATTACTATggctttttcctttgtttttcagcTCATTAAAATTTCATGTCTTTATCATGTTTCTAAAAAggtctctttattttcatggaagTATAAACTTTTTTATATCACAAAAGCACTTTTGGTTGCTATGCATTGATTAATTCCATGGTAATAGTTTTGAGAGACAATAAAAGTTCTTTTGTACAGCCATGGATTTAAGAAATCCAATTATTGTTTTTGTTCAGCAAATAATGAGTTAATTATATTCAATTTTCAATTATCAAATGGCTCTTGCAATTCAACAACTCTTGGCATGCCTTATTTGATGCTATAAATTGGAAAGCATTTGATTAGAAGAAAAAGTTATATTGCAAACACACCAAAAACTACAACTATTTGGCTGCTGGTGCTTGATCTTTTATCTTACCTTTTATTCTTAGGATAAATAAACTCATCTAATTTTGATCTAACTTTATTTGTACTCATATATTTTTCCAACAAGGCTGACACCTCATTGTATTTGTATATTGGAAATTGTTCACATAGGTCAAAACAAGTCGATAAAAAGAATTATGCCATGATTCAATGACTGAGTCCTTCAACAAAATGGTAAGGCTACAAATCCAAATGCTATATTTTTGCTCCTTGAAATGTTCTAGCTACTGCAAATGTTTTTTGCCACTAATTTGATATGAAATGCTTTAGCAAACGTTTTTGTTACTGTTTTTACCAAGTTTTTTTCCTTCATattcttaaaatttattaatgCTTCATCTTTTAATTTTCTGGTATTGCTCTATGATATTTTCAGGACAAATATATCCATGGCTAAGAAAAAGAAAACATCATCTAATACGCGACTGCCTAATTATATCCTAACAATAATACTGATCTTGGCAAAGTTAGATATACAAGCATATTTCATCATGTCAATCAGGTACCAATCTCAGTCACAATTTATTCTCCATTACATTTCCTACAATATTATCACAAGCTACTGCTAatttgattttttctttttcaacAATAGTTGCGAGGAATTTAATCATCTTACAAATAAACCAtgcatattaaaaaaattgatttcTATCAATTGATCAACAAAATACCTAGTCTAAATCAAAGAGGCAAAGATTTGTTGGAACATTTGGTTGCAGCTGAAAATGAGTCATCCATTTAAATAAGTGGAACAGACTTATatttcaattcagtaaataagaaAAGAGGTCTCCAATTGCTAAAGCAATCAATTGAAACATCAAAACCATAATCAATTTTCAACTGCACATTAGCTTTATTCATGCAATATTCATACAAAGCGATCAACTCATTTAGAGGCCTTCTCAATGATGATTTGTATAGACATTCTACCAGAATTTCGAATTTATGTTGGCAAAGGAAAAGTTACGATTGATAAAGTGCATGACTAAATGTCATAGAAGTGGAGATAGCCATTGGGATAGGGATTGGATGACAATATGCAGAGATAACAAATTGAAAATAATGTGCATCTTTTGTGCTTTAGGTATTGAATCAATGAAAATAGAGAGCAGAATTCCATGATAATGTACCAAGCAAATACTTAATGCATTATGCTTAAAATACGTAGtccactaaaaaaattaaaaaaaaattgacttCTTAGAATATCTTTTTTCTATTATGCACATTTATATTTatgaattataattataaaaaaattcaaaaaatttgaaaccaacaagtataaataactaaaaaaaatttagataaaCAAGTGATTTTCCACATTACATACAatgacaatttaaaacaattaaaaaatttATGCAATGCGTGGGCAAATACCTAGTTATGTTATGATGTTGGTGCGAAAATGAAACTCCCGATTGCTTGTGATATCTGACATGGGACCTGAGACTTCGATGGTCTAGACATATGATTGAGGCTTGTTCGGTTCCATTTGTCTCATAAATTTAACCTTGCTTGTAAGttcattttatgattttttttttcccctctgtATTTGTTCTTTTTGGTGTTTTCAAGTTCTACAATCTataagctctctctctctctctctctctctctctctctctctctctctctttatctctttttcttttcttttaactttaaaattaattgttCTTTGCGTAGGAATCAGGATGGAGACATACTAAATCCAGGAATGAATTTCAGATGGGATTATTTTTTCCCTATCAAGCCATTCCTTGAGCTAAAGCAGCTGTGCATCATCCTTTCTTTGGAAACCTTTCCTCTTCAGTCGAGCTTCGTTAGAAGAATCCCAATGTAGATTTGCAGTAGTCATTGTTTCTGGGCCATCAGCATTTATGGTGATAATGTCTGCAATTGTGAGAATTGAGAAAGAATCTGCAAGTTGATCTGTCATTTCCCTTCTGGAATCAACATGCTCGAAGGTTAATGGAATGAGTTAATCCTAAATTTTAGCAGAAATTTCAGTTATAAACATGtactttttccttttaatttgcaTCAGTGATATTTATATTTCAACGAGTCAACAAATTGTGAtgaatttttcaagctttttcatatTTTCATTTAGATGTAATCTGTAAGTTGTTACTCGCTCAGTTAACTTTTCTTGAATAAAAAACCATTAGAACCAAATTTATTTTGGACATGCTTGTCCCTTTCAAACTAGTTGCTTTTGCACATCTTCCTTCGCTTACTGTGCCATAAACAGGTTTAATCAGGAGTTCTTCAGCCCCTGCAGCTGTGCCTCTAACTATGGCTAATTGCACTTCAAATTGAGTTCCTTAGATGTGTAATTATATCATTTAGTAATTAATCGGTGGATCACACGGattcaattagtttttatctttctgattttatttcaaataaatcatttataaGAAAAGAATGGATgcaaaagaattaaattattttattttaaatataaaaattaattaattaaattaaattttgataaaattctATATTTTAAATAGAGAATAGGGTATGCAATTTGTTCCAATTATGGGATGATTTTTTTTTGGGGTGAATTATTAAAATTCTTTGGcagtaaataaaattatttgcattatttcttgaatataattaatttttttcgatattttaaatttatattctttaatctttctaaattTTACCCCACTTTCTATAAACAACTCTCTAatataaagggaaaaaaaaagattttattataaaattcaaaaaatatgtATACAATTTGAAATATGTTATATTTTAATTGAAACATTAAAAACTTATAAAATTAAgagtttcaaaattattttatatattttgaaaaGAATATATGATTGAATTATAAAACGCTtcggacatatatatatatatatatatattttttttttaattcactatttttaaaatttaaatttaacacgttataattttataaattaactttaataaataattattatttaatataaataatatccaATTGCTTATATTCGACGCCCACATGTTAATTTAATGTAATTGGGCCACATGTTAATTAGGATTGAAATCCTAATTTAAGAGTAACAGAAAATAGAgagaaataaataatattttctttttatattttttttccctttccctTAGAtgaaaaagataataaaaaaagatagaattaaaaataaaattatttttatttttttagaagaataaaaataaaaaaaataattatgacggatttataattttattttatatttttttaaaaaaaattataaaaaaagtaattttataattttcttagaaaaagtaatttttttattattttttcctaattaaaaagaaaataattaaaaaaataatatttattttctttcctcttataatttttccttttttcaaACAATCACTGCCACAACTTGCGGCTGGTTTTCCTACCGACATCCAACTGTGCTTAGGACGGCAGCATGTGGACCGCTATCAAGAGACGACAGCAAGTAACATAGCCAAAGGAAAGTTGTGTGCTTGGATACAAATCTTTCTTTTCAAATCTTCTTGTTCCAAGAAAATTTTCTGTTCAAGAACGTTTTCTTTGTGATGGAAGCAGTGTCTGCAATCGGAGGTTCTGTTCTTTCTGCTTTCTTTCAATCGCTATTTGATAAATTAACTTCCACGAATTTCTTGAAGTATGTTCGTGAAGGAGAAGTCCTTGCTCAGCTCCAGAAGTGGGAGAATTGGCTCAAGAGAATTCATGCGGTTCTTGAAGATGCAGAGGAGAAGCAGATGACAAATCTCTCTGTGAAGATCTGGGTGACTGATCTCAGAGACTTGGCTTACGACCTGGAGGACGTCCTTGATGAACTTGCCACTGAGGTTCATCGACGCAAGTTTGACGAGATACCATTATCCCGTGCAAGTAAGATGCAGAAAATCTTTCATACAATCTCTTTTGGTGTGAATCTGAAAAATACTGTTAAGTTCAGTGCTGAGATGGTTTCCAAGATAGAGGGTATTACTGCTAGAGTAAATGAAATCATAGAACAAAAAGATTGGCTGAAATTAGGAGAGTCCAGTATAAGAAGTGTTAGGCATGTGAGGGAGAGAATACCTGCAACTTCTTTAGTGAATGAAGCAAAGATTTATGGCAGGGACGAAGAAAAGAAGGCGATTCTTGAATTTTTGAAGGCTGAAGCCAGCTATGAAAATGTCTCAGTGCTTCCCATAGTTGGCATGGGGGGTATTGGCAAGACAACTTTAGCTCAGCTCATCTACAATGATCCTGCATTGAAGTTTGATTTGAAAGTTTGGGTTTCTGTTGGTGAAGATTTTGATGTTCTTAGGTTGTCTAAAGTAATTCTTCAGTCCGTTGATGAAATTTTTGA includes:
- the LOC110670635 gene encoding putative disease resistance RPP13-like protein 1 yields the protein MFFPAETILSFSVNLILQKLASPDLLKLARREHVHKELKKWDKILRQIHAVLDDAEEKQISNRLLEIWIEELRELAYDVEDILDEFATEVLRKNLQEKQESGSSKLRTALPKFFAPLNPRNLAFNYNWGSRIKIITARLEEVVKQKDGLELSVNSSEGRSSGSFKRLPSTSLVDEQQIFGREEDQERIVELLLSGEDWDNGVCVIPIIGMGGIGKTTLAQLVYNDERVMEFFDLRAWVYVSEDFDVARVTKTILEAITLESSDAKDFNLLQVRLRDRLMGKKFLIVLDDVWNESYEAWALLCHTFKVRCPSSKIIVTARNQGVADIMGTVPSHHLKGLSFNDCLSLFAKHALGRRDFDGHPHLKEIGKEIVKRCRGLPLAVKTLGGLLRTKPNLDEWENILNSKLWDLPEDKSGIIPALRLSYYHLPSHLKQLFVFCSIFPKGYSFNQDELVLLWMSEGFLPQLGENKHIKELYTCFNELLSRSFFQRSSSMEPLFVMHDLISDLAQYAAGEIFVSLNDKLDGNKHYSVTEKIRHVSFSRHTYELWNRFKDLGKLKHLRTFIALPIHLSSWAACCYLSNTVLDEAVPKLRCLRVLSLSGYCISRLPNSISGLKHLRYLNLSCTKIKRLPESLTSLLNLQILILFGCRELSMLPQKIGNLINLCHLDVTDTCNLNEMPPGIGNLIGLWKLSKFIVGKGNGCGIRELKELNNLQGRLSILELHNVIDVHQAFDANLRNKHNLVELELAWSMKFDELRNKECEMQVLNLLQPHTCLKELKLSFYGGMKFPSWIGDPSFSKVVHLKLCCCRNCTSLPSLGRLPLLRYLHVEGMDAVKTVDHEFYGDGSPSDKPFPSLETLKFEDMCEWEKWLPSTGVDKEVEDKFPRLRELTLLNCPKLVGKLPCRLPSLVKLTICKCPKLGDSVISLPSLHELNLEECKMVAFRNMVDSTSLTTLRIQSMSDLTHMEDLFIQSLGALKVLVISNCTKLMSFGTEGFGLENLLGLERLIIEDCPQFVSLAEKNHAMSPCVDNFEFLGCNSEHRLLNKLCSVMPLKHSHWESCTKDVSAPQAGLLSTLRRLVLRNCCALESLPHEIMMFSCRNNKCLLEDLEIEDCPLLECFPIGRLPTTLKVLKIRYCTNLKYLPEGMMHNDNSTNDLSHLEQLEVVGCPSLASFPAGKLPIRLKQLKIWDCEQLEPLSERMMHDSSSLEYISIWNCNIITIFPEYPYSLINLVDLNISNCSGLLSFPETALFLPNLRTLSIYDCVNLKSLPTWMRDVTSLQELTISGCPGAMSCLKADLPTNLISLEIWDYEDVDGSTSEWNLHSLSRLRDFSISGGCFSSAVCFPDDKCLLPPSLISVWIGGLPNLESLSMRLQSLTSLEELEIVACPKLWSLPKEGLPATLGRFSIRDCPLLKKQCNKEKGVFWPMIAHIPCVEMDSEDVMN